The genomic segment GGTCGCGTTGACGAAGGTGTTCAAGGCTTCCTTGACCAGAGCACTGTCGGTCTTGAAGTTGACACCCTCGGCAATCACGCCCTTATGCGCGGGCAGGAACAGGGTACGCTCGGAGAATTCCTTCACGATGTCCTTGCGCGCCAGATAGTCCATGACCTTGGCGACTTCCTTGGCGTTCTTGGTATACTTCACAGCTACAAGTGCTGCGCCACCAGGAAGGCCTGTGCAGGCCGCCGGACCGCAGGGGCTTCCCGTCGCAACCCAATCGAAATTGGTGCCGATCTTCTTTGCGAAATTCGGGACCTGCCACGAGCCTGCGTAGTAGAATGCAACCTGACCGTTGATGAAGTCATCCGCAGCAGCGCGATAGGATTGTCCAGCGGCCGAGACCCAGACGTCCTTCGACATCGTGCCGTCCTTTGACCAATCCACGAACTTCCCGAGGAAGCCCTTTGCGCCAGCGTCGAGCGGAGCAGGCTTGCCGTCCTTGCCGATGTAGTTGGCGCCGTTGGAAATGGCCGGGCCGGTGATGCGGTGACCCGAACGGTCCATCGCCATCGGATAAGGGATCTGCTGGCTCTGCGCGACCTTCTTTGCCGCCGCTGCCCACTCATCCCAGGTGGCCTTCGGGCCCGGAAGCGGGACATTCGCTTGCTCGAAAAGGGTCTTGTTGGCGAAGCCGCCGGTCAGTGTCAGCTGCGTCATAAAGCCGGAAATCTGGTTGGAGCCGTCCGGGCGCATCCAGTCTGCATTGGCGCCGAAGTTTTCGTCCCAGTATTTTGCATCCGCCACCAGCGGGCGCAGATCCAGCCAGTGCTTCGCCAGATCCTTGATCGCGGTCACGCGGGCGATATCCGGGCCGTTACCGGCTTCCAGCTGAACCGGGAGCTGCTCCTTGATGACGCTGTAGGCGACATTATCAACGATGACGTTGATGCCGGGGTTTTCCTTCATGAACCTGTTGACGAGATCCTGGAAGACTTCTCCCTCGATACCATCCGAATACCACATGATGCGGACATCGCCCGCATGGGCCGTGGTGGCCAGCAACGCCAAAGCGGATGCTGCAAAAAGCGACTTCAATGCCAT from the Rhizobium rhizoryzae genome contains:
- a CDS encoding ABC transporter substrate-binding protein, with translation MALKSLFAASALALLATTAHAGDVRIMWYSDGIEGEVFQDLVNRFMKENPGINVIVDNVAYSVIKEQLPVQLEAGNGPDIARVTAIKDLAKHWLDLRPLVADAKYWDENFGANADWMRPDGSNQISGFMTQLTLTGGFANKTLFEQANVPLPGPKATWDEWAAAAKKVAQSQQIPYPMAMDRSGHRITGPAISNGANYIGKDGKPAPLDAGAKGFLGKFVDWSKDGTMSKDVWVSAAGQSYRAAADDFINGQVAFYYAGSWQVPNFAKKIGTNFDWVATGSPCGPAACTGLPGGAALVAVKYTKNAKEVAKVMDYLARKDIVKEFSERTLFLPAHKGVIAEGVNFKTDSALVKEALNTFVNATKTTSDLANKMPGWRWSDTMYGAVVTRTAQAVAGEMSKEDAFTRIDSDVAEKVKASGL